From Streptomyces sp. 6-11-2, one genomic window encodes:
- a CDS encoding chaplin has product MRIRMTAAAALAGAALMTCAGTAAADAGAIGTASNSPGVLSGNVIQVPLDLGFNLCGNSVNLIGLLNPAVGNACANS; this is encoded by the coding sequence ATGAGGATCAGAATGACGGCTGCCGCGGCCCTGGCCGGTGCGGCCCTGATGACGTGCGCGGGAACCGCCGCGGCCGACGCCGGCGCGATCGGTACCGCCAGCAACAGCCCGGGAGTGCTCTCCGGCAACGTCATCCAGGTCCCCCTCGACCTCGGCTTCAACCTGTGCGGCAACTCGGTCAACCTGATCGGCCTGCTCAACCCCGCCGTCGGGAACGCGTGCGCGAACAGCTAA
- a CDS encoding FAD-dependent oxidoreductase: protein MPRPLRVAIVGAGPAGIYAADALLKSDVATEPGVSIDLFERMPAPFGLIRYGVAPDHPRIKGIVTALHQVLDKPQIRLFGNVDYPGDISLDDLRAFYDAVIFSTGATADRALPIPGIELDGSYGAADFVSWYDGHPDVPRTWPLTARKVAVLGVGNVALDVARILAKTADELLPTEIPPNVHEGLKANEAVEIHVFGRRGPAQAKFSPMELRELDHSPSIEVVVDPEDIDYDEGSIATRRGNKQADMVAKTLENWAIRDVGDRPHKLFLHFFESPAEVLGEGGRVVGLRTERTALDGTGNVKGTGTFKDWDVTAVYRAVGYLSDKLPKLPWDLESGTVPDEGGRIVAESGEHVRSLYVTGWIRRGPVGLIGHTKGDANETVANLLDDFANGRLDTPASPAPEAVDAFLAERNVRFTTWDGWHRLNAAEKALGEPQGRERVKIVEREDMLRASGA from the coding sequence ATGCCCCGCCCCCTGCGGGTAGCCATCGTCGGAGCCGGCCCCGCCGGGATCTACGCCGCCGACGCCCTCCTCAAGTCCGACGTGGCCACCGAGCCGGGCGTGTCCATCGACCTCTTCGAGCGCATGCCGGCCCCGTTCGGCCTGATCCGCTACGGAGTCGCCCCCGACCACCCGCGCATCAAGGGCATCGTCACGGCCCTCCACCAGGTGCTCGACAAGCCGCAGATCCGGCTCTTCGGCAACGTCGACTACCCGGGCGACATCAGCCTGGACGACCTGCGCGCGTTCTACGACGCCGTGATCTTCTCCACCGGCGCGACGGCCGACCGGGCGCTGCCCATACCCGGCATCGAGCTGGACGGCTCGTACGGCGCCGCGGACTTCGTCTCCTGGTACGACGGGCACCCGGACGTACCGCGCACCTGGCCGCTGACGGCGCGGAAGGTCGCCGTGCTCGGGGTAGGCAACGTCGCCCTCGACGTGGCCCGCATCCTGGCCAAGACGGCCGACGAGCTGCTGCCGACCGAGATCCCGCCGAACGTGCACGAGGGCCTGAAGGCCAACGAGGCGGTGGAGATCCACGTGTTCGGCCGCCGGGGCCCGGCGCAGGCGAAGTTCAGCCCGATGGAGCTGCGGGAGCTGGACCACTCCCCGTCGATCGAGGTCGTCGTCGACCCCGAGGACATCGACTACGACGAGGGCTCCATCGCGACCCGGCGGGGCAACAAGCAGGCCGACATGGTCGCCAAGACGCTGGAGAACTGGGCGATCCGCGACGTCGGCGACCGGCCGCACAAGCTGTTCCTGCACTTCTTCGAGTCCCCGGCCGAGGTCCTCGGCGAGGGCGGCAGGGTCGTGGGCCTGCGCACCGAGCGCACCGCGCTCGACGGCACCGGCAACGTCAAGGGCACCGGCACCTTCAAGGACTGGGACGTCACGGCCGTGTACCGGGCCGTGGGCTACCTCTCCGACAAGCTGCCCAAGCTGCCCTGGGACCTGGAGTCGGGCACGGTCCCGGACGAGGGCGGGCGGATCGTCGCCGAGTCCGGCGAGCACGTGCGGTCCCTGTACGTCACCGGGTGGATCCGGCGCGGCCCCGTGGGCCTCATCGGCCACACCAAGGGCGACGCCAACGAGACGGTCGCCAACCTGCTGGACGACTTCGCGAACGGGCGCCTGGACACCCCTGCCTCGCCCGCCCCCGAGGCCGTCGACGCCTTCCTCGCCGAGCGGAACGTCCGCTTCACCACGTGGGACGGCTGGCACCGGCTGAACGCCGCGGAGAAGGCCCTGGGCGAGCCGCAGGGCCGCGAGCGCGTGAAGATCGTCGAACGCGAGGACATGCTCCGCGCGAGCGGCGCGTAG